Proteins from one Burkholderia oklahomensis C6786 genomic window:
- the argF gene encoding ornithine carbamoyltransferase, with protein sequence MTAKTIRHYLQFKDFSLEDYEYVLERTGILKRKFKNYETYHPLHDRTLAMIFEKSSTRTRLSFEAGIFQLGGHAVFMSTRDTQLGRGEPVEDSAQVISRMVDIIMIRTFEQGIIQRFAENSRVPVINGLTNEYHPCQVLADIFTYYEHRGPIRGKTVAWVGDANNMLYTWIQAARILDFKLRLSTPPGYTLDAKLVDPESAPFYQVFDDPNEACKGADLVTTDVWTSMGFEAENEARKQAFADWCVDEEMMSHANPDALFMHCLPAHRGEEVTAGVIDGPQSVVWDEAENRLHVQKALMEFLLLGRLNH encoded by the coding sequence ATGACCGCCAAAACCATTCGTCACTACCTGCAGTTCAAGGATTTCTCGCTGGAAGACTACGAGTACGTGCTCGAACGCACGGGTATCCTGAAGCGCAAATTCAAGAACTACGAGACCTATCACCCGCTGCACGACCGCACGCTCGCGATGATCTTCGAGAAGAGTTCGACGCGCACGCGCCTGTCGTTCGAAGCCGGGATCTTCCAGCTGGGCGGCCATGCCGTGTTCATGAGCACGCGCGACACGCAGCTCGGCCGCGGCGAGCCCGTCGAGGATTCGGCGCAGGTGATCTCGCGGATGGTCGACATCATCATGATCCGCACGTTCGAGCAGGGCATCATCCAGCGCTTCGCCGAGAATTCGCGCGTGCCGGTGATCAATGGTCTGACGAACGAATACCACCCGTGCCAGGTGCTCGCCGACATCTTCACGTATTACGAACACCGCGGGCCGATCCGCGGCAAGACGGTCGCGTGGGTCGGCGATGCGAACAACATGCTGTACACGTGGATTCAGGCCGCGCGCATCCTCGACTTCAAGCTGCGCCTGTCGACGCCGCCCGGCTATACGCTCGACGCGAAGCTCGTCGATCCGGAAAGCGCGCCGTTCTATCAGGTGTTCGACGATCCGAACGAAGCCTGCAAGGGCGCGGATCTCGTCACGACCGACGTCTGGACGAGCATGGGCTTCGAAGCGGAGAACGAGGCGCGCAAGCAGGCGTTCGCCGACTGGTGCGTCGACGAGGAGATGATGTCGCACGCGAATCCCGACGCGCTCTTCATGCACTGCCTGCCCGCGCACCGCGGCGAGGAAGTGACGGCGGGCGTGATCGACGGGCCGCAGAGCGTCGTGTGGGACGAGGCGGAAAACCGCCTGCACGTGCAGAAGGCGCTGATGGAGTTTCTGCTGCTCGGGCGGCTGAATCACTGA
- the murB gene encoding UDP-N-acetylmuramate dehydrogenase encodes MPMSRPDSSVQLIPDYPLRAHNTFGFDVRARVAARIVAPEQFASLAGDPRVAGLDTLVLGGGSNVVFTGDFDGLVLLDEIRGRALVREDDGAWYVEAGGGENWHAFVEWTLAEGMPGLENLALIPGTVGAAPIQNIGAYGIEMKEHFASLRAVELATGEIVEFDAQRCAFGYRDSFFKREGRGRFAIVAVTFRLPKAWTPRLGYADVARELAARGIDAGRASARDVFDAVVAIRRAKLPDPLELGNAGSFFKNPVIGAHVFAALRAREPDVVSYPQPDGRVKLAAGWLIDRCGWKGRALGAAAVHERQALVLVNRGGATGADVLALARAIQRDVLERFGVELEAEPVCL; translated from the coding sequence ATGCCGATGTCCCGTCCCGATTCCTCCGTCCAATTGATTCCCGATTATCCGCTGCGTGCGCACAACACGTTCGGCTTCGACGTGCGCGCGCGCGTCGCTGCGCGGATCGTCGCGCCCGAGCAGTTCGCGTCGCTCGCGGGCGATCCGCGCGTCGCGGGGCTCGATACGCTCGTGCTCGGCGGCGGCAGCAATGTCGTGTTCACGGGCGACTTCGACGGCCTCGTGCTGCTCGACGAAATCCGCGGCCGCGCGCTCGTGCGCGAAGACGACGGTGCATGGTATGTCGAGGCGGGCGGCGGCGAGAACTGGCATGCGTTCGTCGAATGGACGCTTGCCGAAGGGATGCCGGGGCTCGAGAATCTCGCGCTGATTCCAGGCACGGTCGGCGCGGCGCCGATCCAGAACATCGGCGCGTACGGGATCGAGATGAAGGAACATTTCGCGTCGCTGCGCGCGGTCGAGCTCGCGACGGGCGAGATCGTCGAATTCGATGCGCAGCGCTGCGCATTCGGCTATCGCGACAGCTTCTTCAAGCGGGAAGGGCGCGGCCGATTCGCGATCGTGGCGGTGACGTTCCGCCTGCCGAAGGCGTGGACGCCGCGGCTCGGCTACGCGGACGTCGCGCGCGAGCTTGCCGCGCGCGGGATCGACGCGGGCCGAGCGAGTGCGCGCGATGTGTTCGACGCGGTCGTCGCGATCCGGCGTGCGAAGCTGCCCGATCCGCTCGAGCTCGGCAATGCGGGCAGCTTCTTCAAGAACCCGGTGATCGGCGCGCATGTGTTCGCCGCGCTGCGCGCGCGGGAGCCGGACGTCGTGTCGTATCCGCAGCCGGACGGCCGCGTGAAGCTCGCGGCCGGCTGGCTCATCGACCGCTGCGGGTGGAAGGGGCGCGCGCTCGGCGCGGCGGCCGTCCACGAGCGGCAGGCGCTTGTGCTCGTCAATCGGGGCGGCGCGACGGGCGCCGACGTGCTCGCGCTCGCGCGCGCAATCCAGCGCGACGTGCTGGAGCGGTTCGGCGTCGAGCTGGAGGCGGAGCCGGTGTGCCTGTAG
- a CDS encoding YajQ family cyclic di-GMP-binding protein: MPSFDVVSEANMIEVKNAVEQSNKEISTRFDFKGSDARVEQKERELTLYADDDFKLGQVKDVLVGKLAKRNVDVRFLDYGKIEKIGGDKVKQVATIKKGVSGDLAKKVVRIVKDSKIKVQASIQGDAVRVSGAKRDDLQSVIALLRKEVTDTPLDFNNFRD; this comes from the coding sequence ATGCCATCGTTCGACGTCGTTTCCGAAGCGAACATGATTGAAGTGAAAAATGCAGTCGAGCAGTCGAACAAGGAAATTTCCACCCGCTTCGACTTCAAGGGCTCCGACGCGCGCGTCGAGCAGAAGGAGCGCGAGCTCACGCTCTACGCCGACGACGACTTCAAGCTCGGCCAGGTCAAGGACGTGCTCGTCGGCAAGTTGGCGAAGCGCAACGTCGACGTGCGTTTCCTCGACTACGGCAAGATCGAGAAGATCGGCGGCGACAAGGTGAAGCAAGTTGCGACGATCAAGAAAGGCGTGTCGGGCGACCTCGCGAAGAAGGTCGTGCGCATCGTGAAGGACAGCAAGATCAAGGTGCAGGCGAGCATCCAGGGCGACGCGGTGCGCGTGTCCGGCGCGAAGCGCGACGACCTGCAAAGCGTGATCGCGCTGCTGCGCAAGGAAGTGACCGACACGCCGCTCGACTTCAACAACTTTCGCGACTGA
- the plsY gene encoding glycerol-3-phosphate 1-O-acyltransferase PlsY — protein sequence MQILLATVAAYLIGSVSFAVVVSAAMGLADPRSYGSKNPGATNVLRSGNKKAAIFTLVGDAFKGWLAVWLVKRFGIGGEIGVALSAIAVFLGHLFPVFFRFQGGKGVATAAGVLLAVHPVLGLATALTWVIVAFFFRYSSLAALVAAVFAPVFDVFLFGTRNNPVAWAVLAMSVLLIWRHRSNISKLLAGEESRIGQKKTGA from the coding sequence ATGCAGATCCTGCTCGCTACTGTCGCCGCCTATCTGATCGGATCGGTGTCGTTTGCCGTCGTCGTCAGCGCCGCGATGGGGCTCGCCGACCCCCGCTCGTACGGCTCGAAGAATCCCGGCGCGACCAACGTGCTGCGCAGCGGCAACAAGAAGGCGGCGATTTTCACGCTCGTCGGCGACGCGTTCAAGGGCTGGCTCGCGGTCTGGCTCGTCAAGCGCTTCGGCATCGGCGGCGAGATCGGCGTCGCGCTCTCGGCGATCGCCGTGTTCCTCGGCCACCTGTTTCCGGTATTCTTCCGCTTCCAGGGCGGCAAGGGCGTCGCGACGGCGGCGGGCGTGCTGCTTGCCGTGCATCCGGTGCTCGGCCTCGCGACCGCGCTGACCTGGGTCATCGTCGCGTTCTTCTTCCGCTATTCGTCGCTGGCGGCGCTCGTCGCCGCCGTGTTCGCGCCGGTTTTCGACGTGTTCCTGTTCGGCACGCGCAACAACCCGGTCGCGTGGGCGGTGCTCGCGATGAGCGTGCTGCTGATCTGGCGGCATCGTTCGAACATTTCGAAGCTCCTCGCAGGCGAGGAAAGCCGGATCGGGCAGAAGAAGACGGGCGCGTAA
- the ybaK gene encoding Cys-tRNA(Pro) deacylase, whose protein sequence is MSKSKHVSETPATQFLRRHGVAFGEHVYDYVDHGGTSESARQLGIDEHVVVKTLVMEDEHAKPLIILMHGDRTVSTKNLARQIGAKRVEPCKPEVANRHSGYLVGGTSPFGTKKAMPVYVESTILDLPSIYLNGGRRGYLVSVAPAALTTLLDARPVQCASVD, encoded by the coding sequence ATGAGCAAATCCAAACACGTTTCCGAAACGCCCGCGACGCAGTTTCTGCGCCGCCACGGCGTCGCGTTCGGCGAGCACGTCTACGATTACGTCGACCACGGCGGCACGTCCGAATCGGCGCGGCAACTGGGCATCGACGAGCACGTCGTCGTCAAGACGCTCGTGATGGAAGACGAGCACGCGAAGCCGCTCATCATCCTGATGCACGGCGACCGCACCGTGTCGACGAAGAACCTCGCGCGGCAGATCGGCGCGAAGCGCGTCGAGCCGTGCAAGCCCGAGGTCGCGAACCGGCATTCGGGCTACCTCGTCGGCGGCACGTCGCCGTTCGGCACGAAGAAGGCGATGCCCGTCTACGTCGAATCGACGATCCTCGACTTGCCGTCGATCTACCTGAACGGCGGCCGGCGCGGCTACCTCGTGAGCGTCGCGCCCGCGGCGCTGACGACGCTCCTGGACGCACGGCCCGTGCAGTGCGCGAGCGTCGACTGA